The genomic stretch aatgcgagattccagattcttttaatgcagcgacagcgcggacattaatatccagatgaacatcactactttttttttgaggtccaGTCGGACCACAAATATGTTTCACAATTTAggcatttgattttaatcaaatgagccATGCCTTTTGATTGTGTGATGCACATAGTTAATGTTAATTTGTTGTCAAAgcaatgtggacagcacaacaaggagaccattgtggtcaattgcattgaattcatcatgacgtatatgaaatcttcaggcagccTCTTATTGGTGTTATCAGCGTTAGTAACTGCAGTTAGGGATATTTTTCGCTCAGCTGCACTTGCAGGCTGTGTTGTTGCTGCTTCAGATCCAGCTGTATCCAAAACAGagctgcaaacaaataaaaaataaattagagggtctttaaaaaaaattcaatagtatgaaagtacacgtcacatctatcacaacatgaagattattttaaattttataatgcattttagaaatcatatattgtattaatcataaaaagtaaagaatgtatagagacatgttacatgtaatgtagatctatatatgacaatatgtacaagatctaaaaaaaaccaactaagaccaagacttgagttgaagttgaagtccTACAATACTGTTCAATACATCATCATACATGATAATCTAATCTCTAGAGATTATCTAGTTCTAATGTGATCTATGCtcctaatatagactagatctataaaaggatagatctctatgtttgcaatcattttcatgatatttatttaatgtctatagaatctagattctagatctagatgtgattcATTGGATAAACACGTTGTCGAACTCAAAGAGCCaaggtttcattattttatgtgtCAGCACACGCTtgtctagtaaataaaaaaaaaagcaaactctagatctagacttacctttgtaattgtgcatttgtctttgaagcatgtcgtcctctgggcttacagtaacgttttttctttccaaacatataaccttttgttggcatttctgaGTTTCAATAATGAATCGATTGTTGATGTGATGAAAGTTTACAGAAGAAGGACCGGTTCACGTCATGTGCGCATGCGTGCATACTTGTTGTTACGGAAGCTTTTTCAGTGCGCATGCGTGTATGTACAGTAACCAGAGAAGCTTTGATGGTGCGCATGCGTAAATATGGCTTTGTGGGTGTGTATATGAggatatagggaaaaaaaagaggtagtgacgtattttgaaagtttattgcagtactatttatttatagaatgagaaaccatgcacataatcggaactagaaaagtagacctttgtatcgataccatctgttagggatgtgagcgtacattagcttatcaactatagcttacaaaatgttgatttttcaccaaaacatcaaaattttgcttatatatctacatttaaaatacaaaattgatgtataaaacgtattttttttagtattctgatagggaattcgtattctagacattttaaactattaaaatcaattaattttaaaatatcgatatttttgacCTAAATCTATGTTTTCTCACTGTGCATCCCCCTTATGTCACAGTGGGGAAAGACTTGAATTACAAGCCTCGCGAAACCTGTATAGTAGTTACTACATGATATGCCAATGTGATATTTTGCAGAACTGACCGACTCACGGGTGAAAATCGTGAACGAGGCATCTCTTACGCATATACCGATGCCCTTCTcatgcataaaaaaaagtaaatatgcGTTAAATTGGTTTAAAATTTAGTTCAATTGGGGTACAATAAAAATCCCTATCTCTcctttaaatttgtattttataaaaaatcaaacattggAAACTGGCTGGAAACTGGGATGGGTAttttgaaaatggctctaacataaaaaaacaaaacaaaaaaaaacaacaaaaaaaaaccaaacaaatTGACAACAGAAGAAGAGCTCTTTTCGTTAtaagtgttcaaaatataatcatcttaaaattaaaattggctactttttttaaaacatggttTGAGCGGGAATTTCTGCATTCCTCTCAagtgtttctttgtattcagtgaAGAGTCCAATAAATGAACAGACCTTCATGAGAAGCGTCTTTCTTTTTAACGAAATAATTAGCAGGGCTGTTAAAAGAAGAACTTAATTGCCCCTAACTTACTGGAAAGACTCCTTTCAATATAAGAAACAAATAGAATGAGATATGGTACACCACCGTCGGCTCTATACAGTAGAAATTGCattaaaaaagatataaagaataAACGAAATCATCGTTTgcttgtttatatttctttgaataaatctttaaaataaataataatgcagAAGTACAGTCTTGCATTAGCTTATGATTAATCTATGACTAGTAAATGAATGTTTTACAACCTAGAATGAATCATTGCAATGGCTCTACCAGACGACCCACGACTGAAGAAGACCTATGTAGCAACCTATTTCTTTAGTCACAGTTTTTGTGGTATTTGTGAATGACCAGTTCCGCGCTGTATTCTTATTAAGGACAATTagttaatgtattttgtttgcATTCAAATACAGAAGTAGGTAGAACACTTTTCAAGTCATAAAAGCTAAAATTATCATAAAATCTCCAATCGCTTCGATGTCATTAAACGTTAATGGCTTGGATGTTTACTAAAGCAATGAAACCTTTGATCGTTTTGAGTTTTTCTAGCTTGTGCTGCTGACTGCAATGTGTGTCTTAAatgcaaagtttaaacttcGGGAGTCCCCCGAGTCCACCTAGAGCAgcgattctcaaccttttaagctttttacaaccccccactctgccgcgacccccccccccgacacacacatacagcaatagaagagtaggcaataacaatccatattttcgatggtcttaagcgacccctggcaaatggtcaatcgacccccaagggggtcgcgacccacaggttgagaacccccaACCTAGAGCTAATGGGAACCTTGCATACGTTAAGGAAgttaaaggcagttggtcatgtACAAGGCACTGAACACCAATGTTAACCGTTGGTCATATCAAtggatgacctttgcatcatcttcaccccccccccctctctctgaGATAGGGAGTGGTGACCGAGTGGTAAAGAGCCTGGATTCCAAAACAAAGTGTCCCGAGTTAAAATGCCGGACTAAACtggtgttagacaccttatttatataggttagttatttagcgacgcaccataggagacgcatattgaacgggactagtgacgtttgggatatgttgggttagagactgaaaaatcagttagcgatagaacactccagggtaacgacgtgtttagtgacagagacttctactgtggccttttatcagaataaatccatgtacaattgttcatcagagttgactacatctcttcacttgttaaaataGATGTTGTATAGTCCTTGTTTGGATTGTcgttcaactgcacgtaatacacccgaacaattacacccaaac from Biomphalaria glabrata chromosome 9, xgBioGlab47.1, whole genome shotgun sequence encodes the following:
- the LOC129928393 gene encoding uncharacterized protein LOC129928393; amino-acid sequence: MPTKGYMFGKKKRYCKPRGRHASKTNAQLQSSVLDTAGSEAATTQPASAAERKISLTAVTNADNTNKRLPEDFIYVMMNSMQLTTMVSLLCCPHCFDNKLTLTMCITQSKGMAHLIKIKCLNCETYLWSDWTSKKK